One stretch of Candidatus Dadabacteria bacterium DNA includes these proteins:
- a CDS encoding nucleotidyltransferase domain-containing protein → MTRKLHLEARHKTEIERLIKHHLPDVEVWAYGSRTNGGSHEGSDLNLVLRTHDLAPVNYKSYLALKETLTASSIPILVEIRDWAYLPESFHGEIEKGHIVFIGEG, encoded by the coding sequence ATGACCCGAAAACTGCATCTGGAAGCAAGGCACAAAACAGAGATTGAACGCCTTATAAAGCATCATCTTCCCGATGTTGAGGTTTGGGCTTATGGAAGCAGGACAAACGGCGGAAGCCATGAGGGGAGCGATTTGAATCTGGTTTTGAGAACTCATGACTTGGCCCCTGTGAACTACAAGTCCTACTTAGCCCTCAAAGAGACCCTGACGGCATCCTCCATTCCCATTTTGGTTGAGATACGCGACTGGGCGTATCTGCCTGAAAGTTTTCACGGCGAGATTGAGAAAGGGCATATTGTGTTTATCGGTGAAGGTTGA